TCGCCGCGTAGACGGAATGTCCCTGGCGGAAGCTATCAATGAGTACTCAATCACCAGTCCGAATGTCAGTGAGAAAGCTATCAAAAAATATTCGAGTGCAGCCGCCAGCAAATTCAACCTCGTACTCGGCTCTCAAGGCATGTACTATAAGGAGTTGGATAAAGACCGTACGGCAGGATGTATCCGCGACCTGGAACACGCTTACAGCAAGGACGGCGGCCTGGCAGTGCTGAAAGGTAACATCGCTCAGGACGGTTGTGTGGTAAAGACGGCAGGCGTAGATGAGAGTATCTGGAGGTTTATCGGTCCTGCCAAAGTGTTTGATTCGCAGGAAGCAGCCTGTGAAGGTATTCTCGGTGGTCGAGTCGTCAGTGGCGACGTTGTCGTCATTACGCACGAAGGTCCGAAGGGTGGTCCCGGTATGCAGGAAATGCTTTATCCTACCTCTTATATAAAATCCCGCCATCTCGGGAAAGAATGTGCCTTGATTACCGACGGACGTTTCAGCGGTGGAACTTCCGGCTTGAGTATCGGACATATTTCGCCCGAAGCGGCAGCAGGGGGGAATATCGGAAAGATTGTTGATGGGGATATTATTGAAATCGACATTCCCGCCCGGACGATTAACGTGCGACTAACGGATGAAGAATTGGCTGCCCGCCCGATGACACCTGTCACTCGCGACCGTTATGTGCCGAAGAGTCTGAAGGCATACGCTAGCATGGTCAGTTCCGCCGATAAGGGAGCAGTGAGAATAATCGACTGATATACATCTTTCAATATCAAAAAGAATGAGTAAAGACTTAATAACAGGTGGAGAGGCGCTGATGCGTGCTTTGGAACATCAAGGAGTAAGCACCATCTTCGGATACCCCGGCGGTTCTATTATGCCGGTGTTCGATGCCTTATTCGACCATCAAGATACGTTGAATCACATCTTGGTTCGTCACGAACAGGGAGCTGCTCATGCGGCACAAGGTTATGCCCGTGTATCGGGTGAAGTAGGTGTTTGCCTGGTGACAAGTGGCCCCGGTGCTACGAACACGATAACCGGCATTGCGGACGCAATGATAGACAGTACGCCTATTGTGGTGATTGCCGGACAGGTAGGGACTGCTTTTCTCGGAACAGATGCTTTTCAGGAAGTCGATTTGGTAGGCATCACCCAACCAATCGCTAAATGGAGTTATCAGATTCGTAGGGCGGAAGATGTGGCTTGGGCAGTGGCGCGTGCGTTCTATATTGCCCGCAGCGGTCGTCCCGGCCCGGTAGTGCTGGACTTTGCCAAGAACGCGCAAGTGGAGAAAACGAAATACGAACCGACGAAGTTGGACTTTATCCGCAGTTACGTTCCTGTGCCCGATACGGATGAGGACGCAGTAAAAGCGGCTGCCGAACTGATTAATAATGCCGAACGTCCGCTTGTACTGGTGGGACAGGGCGTTGAACTGGGCAATGCGCAAGGCGAATTGCGTGCTTTCATAGAAAAGGCGGACATGCCTGCGGGCTGCACACTGCTTGGTCTTTCGGCTTTGCCGACGGAGCATCCGTTGAATAAGGGCATGCTGGGTATGCACGGCAACTTGGGACCGAATATCAATACCAATAAATGCGATGTCTTGATTGCTGTCGGCATGCGTTTTGACGACCGTGTGACTGGCAACCTCGCTACCTATGCCAAACAGGCAAAAGTAATCCACTTCGACATCGACCCTGCGGAAGTAAACAAGAACGTAAAAGTGGATATAGCTGTCTTGGGAGACTGCAAGCATACATTGGCTTCCGTAACGGAACTTCTGAAGAAGAATACTCATACTGAATGGATAGACAGTTTCAAGGAATATGAAAAAGTAGAAGAAGAGAAAGTAATCCGTTCCGAACTTCATCCCGCTACGGACTCTCTGAGTATGGGCGAAGTGGCACGTGCAGTAAGTGACGCAACCCATCACGAAGCTGTTCTGGTGACGGATGTAGGTCAAAACCAAATGATTTCCGCACGCTACTTTAAATATACGAAAGAACGTAGCATCATCACTTCCGGCGGACTCGGAACCATGGGCTTCGGTCTTCCTGCCGCTATCGGCGCAACTTTCGGCGCACCGGAACGTACCGTATGCGCATTTATGGGCGATGGCGGACTCCAGATGAATATCCAGGAGCTGGGAACCATCATGGAACGGAAAGCTCCGGTGAAAATTATCTGCCTGAACAACAACTTCCTCGGCAACGTACGCCAATGGCAAGCCATGTTTTTCAACCGCCGCTATTCATTTACACCGATGCTGAATCCGGACTATATGAAGATAGCTTCGGCCTATGATATTCCTTCCAAACGCGTCTTCACTCGTGAAGAACTGCAGGAAGCCATCAAGGAAATGCTCGCTACGGACGGCCCGTTCCTGCTCGAAGCCTGTGTGGTGGGAGAGGGCAATGTCTTACCGATGACTCCCCCGGGCGGTTCGGTAAATCAGATGTTGTTGGAGTGCTAGGGGAAGTTGAGAGTTCGCATTTAAAATTTAGAGTTATGAGTGATAAGACATTATATACCATCATCGTTCATTCGGAGAATATCGCCGGATTGCTGAACCAGGTAACGGCTGTATTTACCCGTCGGCAGATAAATATTGAAAGCCTGAATGTATCCGCGTCGTCAATTAAAGGCGTACATAAATATACAATTACGGCTTGGACTGATAAGGATACGATAGAGAAGGTGGTGAAGCAGATAGAGAAGAAGATTGACGTTATCCAGGCGCACTACTTTACGGAAGATGAGATTTACTTCCATGAGATTGCTTTGTATAAGGTATCTACTCCTGAGTTTCAGGAGACACCGGAAGCGTCTAAGGTGATACGCAGATATAACGCCCGCGTGGTAGAAGTGAATCCCGTATTCTCTATTGTCGAGAAGAACGGCATGAGTGAAGAGATTACTTCGCTTTATGGTGAACTGAAGTCCTTGAATTGTGTTCTGCAATTTGTCCGTTCGGGACGCGTAGCTATCACTACCAGTTGCTTCGAACGGGTGAACGAGTTTCTTGACGGACGGGAAGCCGGCTATAACCAAAGTAAAAAACAACAGGAATAATGAGTGAATCAAATAAAATAGGAACTTATAAGTTTATTGCGGAACCGTTTCACGTTGATTTCAACGGACGACTGACAATGGGTGTGCTGGGCAACCATCTGCTGAATTGCGCAGGTTTTCACGCCAGCGACCGTGGCTTCGGCATCGCGACATTGAACGAGGACAATTATACCTGGGTACTTTCCCGACTGGCTGTTGAACTGGACGAAATGCCTTACCAATATGAGGACTTCTCCGTTCAGACATGGGTGGAGAATGTGTATCGCCTCTTCACCGACCGTAACTTTGCCGTTATCGACAAAGATGGTAAGAAGATAGGTTACGCCCGTTCGGTATGGGCTATGATAAACCTGAATACCCGTAAGCCTGCCGACTTGTTGACACTGCACGGCGGAAGTATCGTAGACTATGTGTGCGATGAGCCCTGTCCGATAGACAAGCCCTCGCGCATCAAGGTGACAAGCGACAAGCCGCTGGCTACGCTGACGGCCAAATACAGCGACATCGACATCAACGGTCATGTGAACAGTATCCGCTATATAGAGCATATCCTCGATTTGTTTCCGATAGAATTGTATAAGACCAAACGTATCCGCCGTTTTGAAATGGCATATGTGGCGGAAAGTTATTTCGGGGATGAACTCTCGTTTTTCTGTGACGAAGCTAATGAGAACGAGTTTCATGTCGAAGTGAAGAAGAATGGCGGCGAGGTAGTCTGTCGCTCGAAAGCAGTATTTGAGTAAATAGAATATAAAATCAATTAATAACGGATGGCGTAAGCCATCAAAACTAAAAACAAAAAAGAAAATGGCACAGTTGAATTTTGGCGGAACTACTGAAACAGTAGTAATCCGTGACGAATTTCCATTAGAAAAAGCTCGTGAAGTATTGAAGAATGAAACCATTGCTGTAATCGGTTATGGCGTGCAGGGCCCGGGACAGGCACTGAACTTGCGTGATAACGGTTTCAATGTAATCGTTGGACAGCGTGAAGGAAAAACATACGAAAAGGCAGTGGCAGACGGATGGGTTCCGGGTGAAACGTTGTTCGGAATCGAAGAAGCTTGCGAGAAAGGTACTATCGTAATGTGCCTGTTGTCTGACGCGGCAGTAATGTCTGTATGGCCTACTATCAAGCCTTACCTGACTGCCGGAAAAGCTCTTTATTTCTCTCACGGCTTTGCTATCACCTGGAACGACCGTACAGGCGTAGTTCCCCCTACTGATATCGACGTTATCATGGTTGCCCCTAAAGGCTCGGGTACTTCTTTGCGTACCATGTTCCTCGAAGGCCGTGGCTTGAACTCTTCTTACGCTATCTATCAGGATGCAACGGGTAAGGCTTATGAAAAGACAATCGCATTGGGTATCGGTATCGGTTCTGGTTATCTGTTCGAAACCACTTTCCAACGTGAAGCTACTTCCGACCTGACAGGCGAACGCGGTTCATTGATGGGAGCTATCCAAGGTTTGCTGCTGGCACAATACGAAGTATTGCGTGAAAACGGTCACTCTCCTTCCGAAGCGTTCAATGAAACTGTAGAAGAACTGACTCAGTCACTGATGCCGCTTTTCGCAAAGAATGGTATGGACTGGATGTACGCAAACTGCTCTACTACTGCCCAACGCGGTGCTCTCGACTGGATGGGTCCTTTCCACGATGCTATCAAGCCGGTAGTTGAGAAGTTGTACCACAGCGTTAAGACTGGTAACGAAGCCCAGATTTCTATTGACTCCAACTCCAAACCGGATTATCGTGAGAAACTGGAAGTGGAACTGAAAGAACTTCGCGAAAGCGAAATGTGGCAGACTGCTGTGACAGTACGCAAACTGCGTCCTGAAAATAATTAATCCGACTGGATGATGTAAGTTTTATAGGAAGGGAGAACCCAAAAGTTCTCCCTTTTCTTTTACCCGATAATAAACTGTTTTTTAATGAACGACATCAGCCTTTTGTAGAAAGGATGCCTGGTTAGGGTGGCCGCATCTCCCAGTATGACGAGCTTCATCCGTGCCCGGGTGATAGCCACGTTCATTCTTCGCAGGTCATTCAGAAACCCTATCTGCCCGTCCTCGTTGGCGCGGACAAGGCTGATGAAAATAACATCCCGCTCCTGTCCTTGGAAGCCGTCTATCGTATTCACGGTGATGAGGCTGCGGAAAGGGCGCAGGAAACTGCTTCCTTTGATTTTGCTTCTCAAATATTGTACTTGTGCCTTATAAGGTGAAATCAGTCCGAAATCAATCTTCTCTTCCAGTATCCGTTCCTTTCCGATTCGGTTGATATACGCTTCCAGTTCCTGCAAGAGCAGGTTTGCTTCCTCTTTGTTGATGCGTCCGAAACTCTCGCCCACGAACTCTTCGTGGAAATCCATTTCCGAGGTATCTATCCAGTTCATCGGTGTGTCGAAATCAAGGATTCCCCGGTAGCGCACTTCGGGGGCGGCTTCCAGTTCACCGTGGTAGAACCAGTCGGAAGGGAATTGCATGATGGCTTCGTGCATCCTGTATTGCACTTTCAGCAATGAGACGGCAGCCGGCTTTTGTTGGACTATCTTTTCCATTAATGTACGTTCCAGTCCGCCACGGGCGGCTTCTATACATTTGATGGTAGGCGGAAGCTGGCAATGGTCACCGGCGAGGATGACCCGGTCGGCCTTGCGGATGGCAATCCAGCAGGCGGCTTCGAGTGCCTGGGCGGCTTCGTCTATAAATAAGGTAGAAAACCGTCGCCCGTTGAGCAGGCGGTGGTTGCTGCTCACCAATGTAGAGGCAATCACGCGGGCGCTGTCAAAGAGGTCGGCGTTGATAAGTATCTCCAGTTCCGTGGCACGGTCACGCAGGCGGCTCATGCGGTTGCGCATACCTTCCCGTTCGGTGTAGCTTCCCCGACGCATCCGGCCATTCATTTCGCGGATAGACTTACGGATACCCCATAATTCGGGATAGGCCGGATGGCTCTCAAACCGCCGTTCGTAAGTGGAAGACAACATTTTGTCGTTTACCCGTGTCGGATTGCCGATACGGAGCACTGCTACCCCCCGGTCTACCAGTTTCTCACAAATCCAGTCGACAGCGGTATTGCTCTGTGCGCAGACAAGCACCTGCGGTTCCCGGTGCAACGTTTCATAAATGGCTTCGACAAGCGTAGTCGTCTTTCCGGTTCCTGGCGGGCCGTGTACAATGGAGACGTCACGCGTGCAGAGTACCTTGTTGACGGCTGTTTCCTGCGTATTGTTCAGCCACGGGAAGCGTACCGGATATAGCTCACGAAATCCGGGCTTTTGCGTTCCGAGTAATGTGTCGCGCAGTTCTGCCAACCGGTTTCCTTTGGCGCGGATTACATCTTCCAACGCTTCGAACATAGCCCGATAAGACGTCTCATCAAAATAAAGCTGTACGCCAAGCAGTATATTAGGAGTTTGCAACTCTGCCAAAGCTCCTGCTCCGGGCAATACGACCACCATCCGCTCTTCATCTGCGTAACTGACGGTAGCGATGAAATTCATGTACTTCATCTTCCCCTCAAGTGACTGGTGGAAAAAGCAGACGGGGCGTCCGAACTCAAAAGAGTGCTCTATTTCTTTATTTTCGGTACGTGTAATATCTATTACAAGCTGATTTAGGGAATTGTAGTAACTTCGACCGGGCGAGACGGGATGCCAGCACAGACCGCGTTTTACTTTCTGGGCAACACCCATCATTTCGGTCTGCCGTTTGAACTCCTCTTTTTCATATTCGTACTCCATCCGTAGAAGGAGCTGTTGTTGCTGAAGGTCGGCTGTCGGACTTTTCGGATTATTATTCATAATAGCTGCAAAGGTAATAATTCTTCTCCCCGGGTCGAAAAAATATTTCATTTTGTTAAACATTACTCGAACGATGTTCGTTATTTTAATAGATAGACTAAAAAAATAAAAAGCGATATGGTATATGATGTGACTATGTTAGAAGCCTTCTATGCTGCTTATAAAGGAAAGCTGGAACACGTGCGGGCTGTATTGAAACGTCCTTTGACGTTAGCCGAGAAAATCTTGTATGCTCATCTTTATGATGCGGCTGATGTGAAAGACTACAAACGGGGAGAGGATTATGTGAATTTCCGTCCCGACCGAGTGGCTATGCAGGACGCTACCGCCCAGATGGCTCTGCTCCAATTCATGAATGCGGGTAAAGACCGGTCAGCCGTACCTTCAACGGTGCATTGCGACCACTTGATACAAGCCTATAAAGGAGCGAAGGAAGACATCGCCACGGCAAGAATGACCAACGAAGAAGTGTACGACTTCCTTCGCGACGTCTCTTCCCGCTACGGTATTGGCTTTTGGAAACCGGGAGCCGGCATTATCCACCAGGTAGTACTCGAAAATTATGCATTCCCTGGCGGAATGATGGTGGGAACGGACTCTCACACCCCCAACGCGGGTGGTCTGGGCATGGTGGCTATCGGCGTCGGCGGTGCGGATGCCGTGGACGTGATGACAGGCATGGAATGGGAACTGAAAATGCCAAAAATTATCGGTGTCCGTCTGACCGGAAAACTGAACGGCTGGGCATCTCCGAAAGATGTCATTCTGAAACTCGCCGGCATTCTCACCGTGAAAGGTGGAACGAATGCTATCATCGAATACTTCGGTCCCGGCACCGAATTTCTTTCCGCCACCGGAAAGGCAACCATCTGTAATATGGGTGCCGAGGTAGGGGCTACCACCTCGCTTTTCCCGTTCGACAGGCGCATGGCTACCTATTTGAGGGCTACCGGAAGGGAATGTGTGGTCGACTTGGCAGAATCCGTTGGCGCTGACCTTCGGGCGGACGAAGTCGTGACGGATGAGCCTGCGAAATATTACGACCGTGTCATCGAAATCGACTTGTCGGAACTCGAACCCTATATCAACGGTCCTTTCACACCGGACGCTGCCACGCCTATCTCCGAATTTGCGGAAAAAGTGTTGTTGAACGGTTATCCCCGTAAGATGGAAGTCGGACTCATTGGTTCGTGCACTAACTCTTCTTATCAGGATTTGAGCCGTGCCGCTTCCTTGGCCAAACAAGTAGCCGAAAAGAACTTGAGTGTAGCTGCCCCGCTGATTGTGAATCCGGGTTCGGAACAGATTCGCGCCACTGCCGAGAGGGATGGAATGATTGGTGCTTTTGAACAGATAGGCGCTACCATAATGGCGAACGCGTGCGGTCCGTGCATCGGTCAGTGGAAACGTGAGACGGACGACCCGACACGGAAGAACTCCATCGTTACCTCTTTCAACCGTAACTTTGCGAAACGTGCCGACGGTAACCCCAATACTTATGCTTTCGTCGCTTCTCCCGAACTGACTATGGCACTGACTATCGCGGGCGACCTGTGCTTCAATCCTTTGAAAGACAGACTTGTGAACCATGACGGCGAAAAGGTGAAACTGACGGAACCTGTCGGAGACGAACTTCCTTTGAGAGGCTTTGCGCAAGGAAACGAAGGTTACATCGCCCCACACGGAGCGAAAACGGAAATCAAGGTGAAACCGGACTCCCAACGTCTCCAGTTACTGACTCCTTTCCCGGCTTGGGATGGTCAAGACTTGCTGAATATGCCGCTGCTAATCAAAGCACAAGGCAAATGCACCACCGACCATATTTCCATGGCGGGGCCGTGGCTCCGCTTTCGCGGGCATTTGGAGAATATCTCCGACAATATGTTGATGGGAGCAGTCAATGCCTTTAACGGGGAAACGAACAAGGTTTGGAACCGTTCGACAAATACATACGGAACAGTCTCCGGCACAGCGAAAATGTACAAGTCCCAGGGAATTCCCTCTATCGTCGTTGCCGAAGAGAATTATGGTGAAGGTTCCAGTCGTGAGCACGCTGCTATGGAACCGCGTTTCCTGAATGTCCGTGTGATTCTCGCCAAAAGTTTCGCCCGCATTCATGAAACGAATTTGAAGAAACAAGGTATGCTTGCCCTGACATTTGTCGATAAGGCCGACTACGATAAGATTCGTGAGCATGATGTCCTTTCCGTACTCGGTCTGGTGCACTTTGCGCCGGGACGTAACCTGACTGTCGTCCTTCATCACGATGACGGGACGAAAGAGAGTTTTGAAGTGCAACACACATATAACGAACAGCAGATTGCCTGGTTCCGTGCCGGTTCTGCCTTAAACGCAAGATAACTAAACGCCTGATAAAAAGATGAGCAAAATAACAATGAAAGCAGTTGGTACGCTGCTGGTGCCCAATATACCTACCGTACCTTATATCACCGGAGACGGAGTGGGAGCCGAGGTAACTCCTTCCATGCAGGCTGTTGTAGATGCGGCCGTTCGGAAAGCCTATGGTGGCAAACGCCGCATTGAATGGAAAGAAGTGCTGGCAGGCGAACGAGCCTTCAACGAGACAGGTTCGTGGTTGCCGGACGAAACAATGGAAACCTTTCAGGAATACCTGGTAGGAATCAAAGGTCCGTTGACAACTCCCGTCGGGGGCGGTATCCGTTCGCTGAATGTAGCCTTGCGCCAGACGCTCGACTTATATGTATGCCTTCGTCCCGTCCGTTGGTATCAGGGAGTACAGTCGCCTGTCAAATCACCGGAGAAAGTGAATATGTGTGTGTTCCGTGAAAATACGGAAGATATTTATGCAGGTATCGAATGGGAAGCCGGAACTCCGGAAGCAGAAAAGTTCTATCAATTCCTGAAAGACGAAATGGGCGTGACAAAAGTCCGTTTCCCGGAAACCTCTTCTTTCGGTGTGAAACCTGTATCACGTGAGGGCACGGAGCGTCTTGTACGTGCTGCCTGCCAGTATGCGCTCAACCATCATTTGCCATCCGTAACGCTGGTGCATAAAGGGAATATCATGAAGTTTACCGAAGGTGGTTTCAAAAAATGGGGCTACGAACTGGCGCAACGTGAGTTTGCCGATGCTTTGGCAGATGGCAGACTGGTGATAAAAGATTGCATTGCGGATGCTTTCTTGCAAAATACACTCCTGATTCCCGAAGAATATTCCGTGATAGCCACCTTAAACCTCAACGGAGACTACGTTTCCGACCAACTGGCGGCCATGGTAGGCGGTATCGGCATCGCTCCGGGAGCAAATATCAACTACCGGACAGGTCATGCCATCTTTGAAGCGACTCATGGAACAGCCCCCAATATTGCGGGAAAAAATGTGGTGAACCCTTGCTCTATTATCCTTTCGGCAGTAATGATGCTCGAATATTTTAACTGGAAAGAAGCGGCTGCTCTGATAGAGAAAGCCTTGGAACAAAGCTTCCTGGATGCTCGCGCTACACACGATTTAGCCCGTTTTATGCCGAATGGAACCTCCCTCTCTACTTCCGCTTTCACTCGTGAGATCGTGGAAAGAATTGAAAAATAGAAGTAACGAATAAAAAACGAAGAAAGATGAAAAAAGAGTATTTGATTTACAAGCTTTCCGAGGATATGAAAGAAGCTACCCGGATTGATAATGAATTGTTCCCGAAATTTGATGTGAAGCGCGGGTTGCGTAATGAAGACGGCACGGGTGTATTGGTAGGTTTAACTAGAATCGGTAATGTAGTAGGGTATGAACGTGTGCCGGGCGGTGGGTTGAAACCCATACCGGGGAAACTGTTCTATCGCGGTTATGATGTAGAAGATATTTCTCACGCTATAATCAAAGAGAAACGCTTCGGCTTCGAAGAAGTGGCTTACCTATTGCTTTCCGGACGTCTGCCGGATAAAGAAGAATTGCTTTCTTTCCGTGAGTTGATTAACGACAACATGCCGTTGGAACAGAAAACGAAAATGAACATCATCGAGTTGGAAGGAAACAACATCATGAATATTCTTTCACGCAGCGTACTCGAAATGTATCGTTTTGACGCGAATGCGGATGATACTTCCCGGGATAACCTGATGCGTCAGAGTATTGAACTGATTTCAAAGTTCCCTACTATCATCGCTTATGCTTATAATATGCTTCGTCATGCTACTTTCGGACGTTCTCTGCATATCCGCCATCCGCAGGAAAAGCTGTCTATTGCCGAAAACTTCCTGTATATGCTGAAAAAAGACTATACCGAACTGGATGCACGCACCCTCGATTTGTTATTGATTCTTCAGGCAGAGCACGGTGGTGGTAATAACTCCACTTTCACCGTTCGTGTTACTTCTTCTACCGGAACAGATACTTATTCGGCCATTGCCGCAGGTATCGGTTCGCTGAAAGGCCCGCTTCACGGAGGTGCCAATATTCAGGTTGCCGACATGTTCCACCATCTGAAAGAAAATATCAAAGACTGGACAAGTGTAGATGAAATAGACACTTACTTCACCCGAATGTTGAACAAAGAAGTGTATAACAAGACCGGACTGATTTATGGTATCGGACATGCCGTTTATACCATCTCCGACCCTCGTGCTCTTCTATTGAAAGAACTGGCTCGCGACCTTGCCCGTGAAAAAGGCAGAGAAAACGAATTTGCTTTCCTCGAACTGCTGGAAGAACGTGCCATCGCTACTTTCGGACGGGTTAAAAACAATGGAAAGACTGTCTCCAGTAACATCGACTTCTACTCGGGCTTCGTGTATGAAATGATCGGTTTGCCGCAGGAAATCTTCACTCCGCTATTTGCCATGGCACGTATCGTAGGCTGGTGTGCACACCGCAATGAAGAATTGACCTTCGATGGTAAACGGATTATCCGCCCGGCTTATAAGAATGTACTTGATGATTTGGCTTATATCCCAATTAAGAAACGCTGATAAGAACCAATCCTTTTATTAAATAGATAAGTAATCCCGGATGTGTGCCCGATCATTTCAGACGTGCATCCGGGAAATTTTACATTTTCTCCTTTTTTATGTTCGTAAAAGAATGTATTTCAGATTCTTTCTATTTTTTGTATCGTCGTTTATCTCCTTTTTGTTATTTTTGCGTGTTACAAAATAGATCGCTATGAATATAAATACTTTTAATCTGTTTCTGGGTGTGATGAGCCTGATTGCTTTGTTTGTTTTTATCGCCCTTTACTTTGTAAAAGCCGGATATGGTATTTTCCGCACAGCATCGTGGGGCGTAGCTATCTCCAATAAACTAGCCTGGATATTGATGGAAGCTCCGGTTTTTGTGGTGATGTGTGTGATGTGGATCTATTCCGAACGTCGGTTCGAGCCGGTGATTTTCACTTTCTTCCTCTTCTTTCAAATCCACTATTTTCAGCGTGCTTTCCTCTTCCCTTTGCTATTGAAAGGGAAAAGTAAGATGCCATTGGCAATCATGTCGATGGGAGTTCTTTTTAATCTGCTGAATGGCTATATGCAAGGAAAATGGATTTTCTATCTTGCTCCCGAAACGATGTATCAAGCCGATTGGTTCACTTCACCGTGGTTTATTATAGGCACACTGCTCTTTTTCGCAGGTATGCTGTTGAACTGGCATTCGGATTATATCATCCGCCATTTGCGCAAACCGGGAGACACCCGGCATTATCTGCCTCAAAAAGGCATGTACCGTTATGTCACTTCCGCCAACTATTTCGGTGAGATAGTAGAATGGGCAGGTTGGGCGATACTCACTTGTTCACTTTCCGGTCTGGTCTTCCTTTGGTGGACGATTGCTAACCTTGTTCCCCGTGCCAACGCTATTTGGTGTCGTTACCGCGAAGAATTCGGAGACGCAGTGGGAGAACGGAAACGAGTGTTTCCTTTCCTTTATTAGGGGCGCTTTTCATCATGACTTACGTATGACTTAAATAAAATATCAACTACTATGGAAACTAAACTTTTTAGCCCGGTCACCTTCGGACCTTTGACGCTGCGGAATCGAACAATCCGTTCGGCAGCTTTTGAGAGCATGTGTCCGGAGAATACTCCCACGCAGATGTTGCTGGATTACCATCGGTCGGTAGCTGCGGGGGGAGTGGGTATGACAACAGTGGCTTATGCCGCCGTGACACAA
This portion of the Bacteroides acidifaciens genome encodes:
- a CDS encoding DUF1295 domain-containing protein, whose product is MNINTFNLFLGVMSLIALFVFIALYFVKAGYGIFRTASWGVAISNKLAWILMEAPVFVVMCVMWIYSERRFEPVIFTFFLFFQIHYFQRAFLFPLLLKGKSKMPLAIMSMGVLFNLLNGYMQGKWIFYLAPETMYQADWFTSPWFIIGTLLFFAGMLLNWHSDYIIRHLRKPGDTRHYLPQKGMYRYVTSANYFGEIVEWAGWAILTCSLSGLVFLWWTIANLVPRANAIWCRYREEFGDAVGERKRVFPFLY
- the icd gene encoding NADP-dependent isocitrate dehydrogenase, which gives rise to MSKITMKAVGTLLVPNIPTVPYITGDGVGAEVTPSMQAVVDAAVRKAYGGKRRIEWKEVLAGERAFNETGSWLPDETMETFQEYLVGIKGPLTTPVGGGIRSLNVALRQTLDLYVCLRPVRWYQGVQSPVKSPEKVNMCVFRENTEDIYAGIEWEAGTPEAEKFYQFLKDEMGVTKVRFPETSSFGVKPVSREGTERLVRAACQYALNHHLPSVTLVHKGNIMKFTEGGFKKWGYELAQREFADALADGRLVIKDCIADAFLQNTLLIPEEYSVIATLNLNGDYVSDQLAAMVGGIGIAPGANINYRTGHAIFEATHGTAPNIAGKNVVNPCSIILSAVMMLEYFNWKEAAALIEKALEQSFLDARATHDLARFMPNGTSLSTSAFTREIVERIEK
- a CDS encoding citrate/2-methylcitrate synthase; translated protein: MKKEYLIYKLSEDMKEATRIDNELFPKFDVKRGLRNEDGTGVLVGLTRIGNVVGYERVPGGGLKPIPGKLFYRGYDVEDISHAIIKEKRFGFEEVAYLLLSGRLPDKEELLSFRELINDNMPLEQKTKMNIIELEGNNIMNILSRSVLEMYRFDANADDTSRDNLMRQSIELISKFPTIIAYAYNMLRHATFGRSLHIRHPQEKLSIAENFLYMLKKDYTELDARTLDLLLILQAEHGGGNNSTFTVRVTSSTGTDTYSAIAAGIGSLKGPLHGGANIQVADMFHHLKENIKDWTSVDEIDTYFTRMLNKEVYNKTGLIYGIGHAVYTISDPRALLLKELARDLAREKGRENEFAFLELLEERAIATFGRVKNNGKTVSSNIDFYSGFVYEMIGLPQEIFTPLFAMARIVGWCAHRNEELTFDGKRIIRPAYKNVLDDLAYIPIKKR